The DNA segment TTTCCAGCCCTGCTGTACGAGCTGAAGGTTCCCCGGTGGGACTTCCAGACTGGCCGTCAGCTCAGAACCAGTCCTCTTTATGACCGTCTGGACACACAGGGAGCTCGCTGGATGGAAAAACACGGCTTTGAAAGGCCCAAATACTTCGTTCCTCCAGGGAAAGGTACACAATACGGCACTCCGTTTGTAAATCCAAATGAGTGTGAACTGAGAATATTGAAAGACCAATAACTGAAATTTAGAAGAAGTCTGCATTTATAGATTAATCAAAGAAaagaatgtgtgaatgtgaaattcATTTATGAGATAAGTTCATGGAACTGTAACAGAAATTTGCAGCATTGcatactgttttgtttttattgggaaaaGCTGAATGTGTCGCTCACGTGTTTTAACAGATTAGCTGATTGTGTTTGGATTTGGTGTCAGGAGTTCAGGATTCACCTCCTGAGTCTTTGTTTATCATTACAGATCTGCTCTCCCTGGATCAGAGTAAAACCTTCTACAAGCCGGACTGGTTCGACATTGTTGGAGCAGAAGTGAAATGCTGCAAAGAGGCCGTCTGTGTGATCGACATGTCTTCCTTCACCAAGTTTGAGCTGACTGTGAGTCTGAACTGTCTCCGTGTTGTTCTTGTTCAGACGCCATTCGTTAGTCTGTCTGTTTGCTCCAGAACAGAGCAAAAGATTAGTAAATCAGAGCAAGCTTTGCCAGATGGAAGCGACTGATGCAACAAATGGACAGTAAACGAAAGAGCTTTTGCTGACGAGTTCTGTATCCACAGCAAATGTAACCTTCTGTTGTGTCCTGATGTCTCAGTCCACGGGGGACCaggctctggagctgctgcagcatctgtGTGCCAATGACCTGGACGTTCCCGTCGGGCACATCGTCCACACCGGCATGCTGAACCAGAAGGGGGGCTACGAGAACGACTGCAGCGTGGTCCGCATCAGCAAGAACAGGTTCTGCGCTTCTCAGCAACATTATCAGCATGAAAAATGTTTGTCGTCTTATAACGAGTCCTCTAAAACTCGGTGATTTCTTTGTTCCTTCTAGTTTCTTCATCATCTCTCCAACAGACCAGCAGGTCCACTGTTGGTCCTGGATTAAAAAGCACATGCCCAATgacccacacctccacctggagGACGTCAGCTGGAAGTACACAGGTAACCTGTTACATAGCATTACAGGATGGAAGCGAAGTGTTGGGAAAACGTGACCACGCACTGTTTTCACATTAACAGTAATATGATATCTGATGGTCTCCACTGATATCTGTGATCATCCACAGCTTTAAATCTGATTGGACCACGTGCAATGGATGTTTTAGCCGAGCTGTCGTATGTCTCCATGACACCAGAGCACTTCCCCTCCATGTTCTGTAAGGTACggaatgctgctgtgtttaccatttcatttcatgtcagAGAATAGTACAATTATATTTAAAGGCATCAGCCACTTACTTGACATGTACTTTTCTTATTTTAACACAGGAttaaggtttttgttttgtttatcacTCTTTTGGTTTATGTCACCAGGAACATGaactcacgtgtgtgtgtgtgtgtgtgtgtgtgtgtgtgtgtgtgtgtgtgtgtgtgtgtgtgtgtgtgtgtgtgtttacaggagaTGAGTGTGGGCTACGCCAACGGGATCAGGGTGATGAGTATGACTCACACCGGAGAACCAGGCTTCATGCTCTACATCCCCATCGAGGTGCAAACTGCAAACACTAAAACTCTTAAACATTTCACTGGAAGGTTTCGTTCCAGTAAAACGTATCAGTTTTAGCCCCAGGAATGCAAACCTCAGGTCAGGAATATGAAGAATGTAAGTGTGGCACAGCAGCTCTGAATAACCCGTTTTCAAATGACCctgagaaataaaaactaagCCTAGGCACGTTAACGCGTTATAAACgcgttaacgcactgcttccttatcgccgacaaatattttcatcaggtggttaaccccccccccacacacacacacacacacacacacacacacacacacacacacacacacacacacacccctccccacacacacacattgtgctccagctgagcgtcaaaaacgCACACATCTGCTGCGCTttctgcggtgaaacacggtccattcctcattattttccATAATGAACTCAgctgaattatcagaaaaatcacgaggaaaaggctggtatgaggcacaaccTGAAATAaagagcgcaaatatgacaaaaacgaaagtgaaacttaaatcgcgtctttTGCCGGCAGATCGTTTCGGCCCCGCTGGGCAGTCCTCAGGctctgaaaacacgcaaaataaagtcaatttcccttcaacacacaatctggcttaatgaggcacaattcggcttgactgaatttatcctgccttctctgtctgagggtcagaaatagaatgaagtttgaggaagtgtgcgctcataacaaactttgtttttcctctgctctgctcttgctggtgtgtgtgtgttggggggggggggggggggggggggggtggcaatcttggtaaagacttggtattttaagttactataaatcatatttgatgaattgtaaaattattattgttaaattATGCTAtttgcaaaattcttgcaaaaaacaAGGTCCCTGTCCCcagctgggggcaggatgatcaatACAGAGttcttttgaattcattattgttttaACCGCATgatgcgattaatcgcagaacAActatgcgattaatcgcgattaacaaatttaatcgttgcccagcactaataaaaacataaacatgaaaaacCAGTTTATcgagaaaaaacacagaaatattgGACTTGCTTCATCTGCCCGTCGTTGAACTACTGCAAACCAGACATCAAGTGTAACAGAAATGCGTCTCTGCTGCCTCCAGTACGCTCTCCATGTGTACAACGAGGTGATGTCGGTGGGCCAGAAGTACGGGATTCGGAACGCCGGCTACTACGCTCTGCGCAGCCTGCGCATCGAGAAGTTCTTCGCCTTCTGGGGCCAGGACCTCGACGCCTTCACCACGCCGCTGGAGTGTGGACGAGAGTTCAGAGTCAAGTTTGATAAGGTGCGCCATCATTTCATCTGCCGGCATGTTGCTTCAGGCTGTGTGGAAACCTGTGTGTGACCTTAAGGTGCTTCAAAATCTACAACACTTCACATTTCTCTGTATGAAGTTTAAACAGTTCGCACACCGTGTTGCAATGGATTCTAACAGTTCAGTTATTGTTCTGGCATACGTCTCTCTCACATTTAAATGCAGCTTCTATTCTTCAGTATGGTTAGAAGTTGCGAGAGGAAGAGCTTGAATCATTAAAAGATAGAACACAATCTGTTGAACTAAAATCTTCAACATCTGGAAGGTGTTTTGTCCGAGGCATGAAGGGAAATGTGTCAGCGCGCCGCTCCTGCAGGCACAACAGGTGCCGCTGGATGCCAGCAGCGGCAGAGTTTCCCATCAGCTTCTTGGCGAAAGCGGTGACACGTCAGGTGTGCCGCTTCCAGCCGCCATGTCGGCGGAGGATTGATGGAAGGAGCCGTCACTTCGCAGCTGCTCCTCACATCGGCTCTTTCTGCCACATCTGGGTttcatctctctcctcctcctctctggtttctGCCTCCTTACAGGACACAGACTTCATCGGCCGCgaggcgctgctgcagcagcgtcaCGACGGCGTGTTCCGGCGCTTCGTCATGCTGGTCCTGGATGACCACGACACCGAGCTGGACTTGTGGCCGTGGTGGGGCGAGCCCATCTACTGCAACGGCCTCCTGTCCGGGACGACCACCAGCAGCGCCTACAGCTACACCCTGGAGCGCCACGTCTGCCTGGGCTTCGtctcgccgccgccggggcCCGAGGGGCTCCCCACGCCCATCACCCCCGACTTCATCAACCGCGGCGACTACGAGGTGGACATCGCCGGCCAGCGCTACCCAGCCAAAGCCAAACTCTACCCcttcagctccctcttcacccaGCAGAAACGCCGCAAGGAAGACATCGAGCTCAGCAACCTTCAGGGGAAGTGAATGAAAAATCTCTGGCTCACCAAACCCACTCCTGCTCAGTTCTCAGCGCCGACGTCTGCTCCCCTCATAGCTCCTAATGACGGAGCCGTATGCAATATCACTGTGTCTCCCTCCGACACTTCATCTCCATGCCGCATCGCCCTCCTCTGAAGTGCAATATTTCTGAAGCGCCAAAAGCTCGAGCTGTATCACAAACAGAGCTCCAGTCTCACTGAATCCCGCAGTTGTCTTTCTCTCCACGCTCACAGTCTTACGGCTGCTTCACCGCCGCGGTCCGTGTTCAAGTGCCTTCACCAAGGCAACCTCAACACGAGCCGTCGGGGACGTTTTCACTACGTTCACTTTAAAACGCCCAGAAGGGATTTCCAGGCTCTTGGAATCTGGATGGAAATAATATTCAGTGCTGATGTGCAAACAGCCGATGTTGACTCATTTCACGAATCGTACATTTACTGCTGTGACAAACGACGTGATGTGACGTAAACAGTGACTGAGGTCTTGTGTGTTCTCCACCGCCGTCAGTCCCTCACAAGGGGAAGAGGCCTGGGGCAATTATTGGGAAATTATTGTTGTCTGTGCCGCTCcattttctctcttcctgtcctgcTTTTCCAGCCTTTCAAAAGCCCCAAACTTAAAGCTTTTGTCCCCTGAATGTCTTTTACCTTCGGCTGTGAGCTGCTGTGTTAatcttgtgtgtgtggagctcatGGTGTGTTCTCGGTGATACGGCCCCACCTGTTATTTATGTTTCGTACTTGTGTTTTAGCTTCGTTGCACTTTCAGTGCTCAGGTTTTAGTTCCATTGGCGTTTTTGTTGAATGTGCGGCCGACGTCAGGCGGATCGTAGACGAGGGAAGCGAGGGCGACGGAGGAAATCTGCATCAGGGGCTGTAATCCGGAGCTCCTCTGTCAGACCTCTCAAATTGGAAATTTGACATCGGTCTGATCCAGGGCTCAGatgtttgtttgaaagaaagGACATCACTACGATTTGAAATCaaataatgtatttttgtacagttAGTGTGTATAAAATTTCTATTTTCAGTACTGCACTTTTTTTCTACATAAGTTTGCAGTTTCATACTGTCGATGCATCGTTACAAAGGTTTCCTCTGCatgtaagttttgtttttcagcatcACTATTAATATCGTTAAATACATCTCTATGTAGCTTAGTGCAATCTTCTCTTTTGAGCCCCTCCCACTCAAAGAAAATTCAGCAACAGTGGAAGAGAAAGGCAAATAAGGTGAAGCCACAGTAATCAAAACAAATGTCACGTATAAAAAGCACTTTGCTCTATTTTAGGATCATAATGAAGCGTGACAGGATATTTTCTAATGAAATGTTGGATGTCATAATTTGTGTTTGAATCTAAAaaagctctgctgctgtgataTGTTTCAGTAGTTTTAATGAATCAAAGTTGAAAAACCTAATGTTTTTCATCACTTTATCATATCAACTCATTTCTTTCTACATATCCATCTCATATTCTCATATCTTAATAAACTTACCAACACAGCACTGATGGAAAGAGCAGCTCAtgtctttaaaaacacaaagctgcaTCAAATCTTTTGTTTCCATTCTTTTAGAGTTCAGCCAATATCATAGACTTGCTTCAtatcaataaaatattaataatctttttttctgaaaacgtCTCATTCATCAGATTCTGATTTTAGATAGACTTAAAAAAACAGTCATCATAAAGGAAGCATTCAACTCATGGTTTCTCTTGGTATTTAAAGGGCAAATCATGTTGTGACGGTAAAACGTGTTTACATCCAGCATGATGATCCAGAATGTCGTTTGTTTCAGCCTCTGTGCTGCGATGAGTCTGACCTCTGCTGTAGGACTTCATCTGTGTTACATTTGTACGAGAGTCTGACGCATCATATCTGCTCTTCGTGTTGGTCTCACATATCCGACGCACACTGCTGAATTAATACAAGCTCTCATGATAAAGCATGACGCTGTACAGCCTCATGACATGGATCCCTTtcgctgctttttttcttcagtttttgatGATGTATGCACTTGTATTGTAAAAAGGGAAGTGGCCACCATCATTTTGCACTAAACATGGGCAGCCTGCTGACTTGTAAAACACTCCCATGAAACCACAGGGTTGAGTCTTAAAGCTCAAATCTACGCTGAACATTTGAGGCGACCTGTTTTGCTCTGTCCACATCGAGCTGTAATCAGAATGCACAACAGCTCCTCTTAAAAACAGGAACTCAAGTTGTCATGATTGAATTCTTGTATTCAAAGTTTTTTAGATGTAAAACCAGAAGTCATGAATCTGTTCGTGCAAAACTATTCAAGTTAACTGGATTGCATATTAATGCATGTCTGACTTGTATCAATTTCAGCACTTCTCGTACTGATGTATAAACGCCGGTTTTGTCTTCAGAGCTTTACATTGATGTATTTATACCATGTTGAACTGATGTTTGGCTGTCTAATATACTTAAAATTCAAACTATAAAGCAACTTTCTTCATATGAAAACGACTGAATTTGCTTCTTGGGTTGAGTCCTGACGTGTGCTCAGACATCCACAGTTCAGTCTCAGTGACGGTTTATTCGTGAGTCTAAAGCGGAGGAAACGAACCGAGACCTCATTCTTTGCCTCATCTGCATGTTCCCTCTGCAGGATTGCATCATATCAGATCAGCAGAGCCCGGAGAGTTTCACATCAAAACACTTTATTAGCACATTACAACACAGCAGCCTCCGTCACATCCGCCTGGCTTTGCGTGGACGGCATCCATTGTGTGGCACGGGGGTGTTGTCGGTGATGGACACCACCTCCAGGCCTCCCATCGTCAAGCCTTTGATGGCAGACtgcacaacaaagaacaacacgAAAAGATCAAGAAATCTGTCGCTTCTTCAGCAGCTTTAACTTTTCATTATTAGGTTTTAGTGTTGTTGAAGAACCAAAATGATGTCTATATACAGGACTGGGACAAACTGTTGCAAAGAGACTCAAAAATAGTTATATTCATTGATTTTTATGAATTTACTCAAAATAAAAAGGACCAGGAGAGAGCTGAGTTACTTTACTCTTCACAGTGAACTtgcaaacatttattttttaaagaaattctgCTGGACAGTTGTCTCAAACTTTCAAAACAAAGCTCTTATATTCTGTGGCTGTAAACTGGTTCAAACTCTTCTGCCTCTTCATGTAATCCTAAACACTTCATGATGTTTAGCCCAGTTAATACCATAATTCAGGACTTCTGATTCATTCTTATACCCTGAGACCCTCTTTAATTACTCTCCTGTAGAGTCAATATTGAACCAATCACTTGCTTTCTTGTTGGTATTTCATGATCGAAGAGTTCCAGTCGTtacaaacaagcaaactgtTGGTTTAGCTGGTATGTTTTACTGGTTCATGGTCACTTGCAGCTGATACAGAGAATTTGGTATATCACATTATCAAACAAGGAAAAGGATATCATGAATAAAGAACTATTTTAAGTGTGCTCATTATTTTACTCTTTACTGGGTGACTGTGTTTGAACTAACTTAACAGTTAAAAAGGCCTTATGGTTTATCAGAACAAGTTGTTATGAACTGAAGATCTTTGGATCCAAAAGGGTAAAAGGTCAGTTTTGTTAGGCCTCCTGCAGAATGAGTTcgtttaaataaaataaattgccAGGAAAGACTCACCTGACGTCCTGGACCGAGGCCTTTGACCACAACACGAACAAACTTCACTCCTTTCACCGTGGCTTTCTGTTCAGACGGTGAGACACACAGACATTTAGTGCAGCTCTCATTCAAATGATGGATCAAGTAGAtgcagcagagcttcagacaGTTGAGACGTGTCCACACCTGTCAAGTTTGGTTCGATTAATCAGAACTTTTCTAGTGTGTTTCATCTGAATTCCAGTGGCCATCAAACAAGCCTCCTATCCATATTTCACTAAGTGGTAGCTGAGATCAGCTCCGACCATTGCGACCCAAACCCCGGTGAAGCAGGGAAGCTTTCAGTCTGATATTAAATGTTGTGTAACATGCATCTTCAAGGACTTACTGAGCCAGCTGAGATGCCTGCTGTCTGCGCAGCGATGGGCGTGGACTTCTTGATATTCTTGAAGCCCTCTGTGCCGCAGGACGTCCTCACCAGAGGCATTCCCTTACTGTCCGTGAGCTGGATGTGTGTGCTGGAAGGGAACAGCAGTTTGTTCAGTTTGCTCACACAAACATGACCGAAATCAAGTATAAGCACTGGTGATCTGATTACCGCTTTTAGGTGACCTGTACCTTGTAGGCCTGGTT comes from the Salarias fasciatus chromosome 1, fSalaFa1.1, whole genome shotgun sequence genome and includes:
- the mrps11 gene encoding small ribosomal subunit protein uS11m, whose translation is MYKFSSLLANSVTTACRQLTANGASLYGSRGLQRTLCSSAVRQQEAAAPSSDSKEFSVMPPLPGQDSALRWGGNKFEDLPIVHIKATYNNTHIQLTDSKGMPLVRTSCGTEGFKNIKKSTPIAAQTAGISAGSKATVKGVKFVRVVVKGLGPGRQSAIKGLTMGGLEVVSITDNTPVPHNGCRPRKARRM